From one Esox lucius isolate fEsoLuc1 chromosome 11, fEsoLuc1.pri, whole genome shotgun sequence genomic stretch:
- the si:ch211-198m17.1 gene encoding protein HEG homolog 1 isoform X4 — translation MTPQTPNTGTPQTPNTMTPQTPNTGAPQSPNTENPQTPNTGTQQTPNTGTPQTPNTGTPQTPITGTQQTPNTGTSQTPNTGTPQTSNTGTPQTPNTGTPQTPNTMTPQTSNTMTPQTPNTDTDQTQTTTSGTTEPNITTPGIESTPSPATAGTSGISTSGTSETPLPPFHTSPTGGTTTHPESAITTSLPPPVSIACPSTPCPFDSLCLNGTCQCLSGTYLSQGRCLSARVFPGQLHLNQTFKAEMSNRSSEIFMQTAARISEALRGALKEQPGYIQTDVVQLRQGSVIAMVNNMFEQGSNATQNMTDAAIVKAIKECGTTCGTVLESATFTHTDLCEQVPLPCDIYTTACSFKDGFSTCFCKPGYINSLYSNKSCTACPSGQRADGDMCVPCSFGYAGFNCTDSALLAVVVVACVLGGVLLLLLVALLVYYCCRRCGSPLEKKSSADFNSPYLAEDFRGSWSNVQGITPIPRASTNWDPAPIEMTEGGSMHTLVDKKPHTNGAGICHLPKWEKRTGSYDITSESLNTFTGKNPSRYSYLVQGHENPYFVPGDEKRTL, via the exons ATGACCCCTCAGACACCAAATACTGGGACTCCTCAGACTCCAAATACTATGACCCCTCAGACACCAAATACTGGGGCCCCTCAGTCTCCCAATACTGAGAACCCTCAGACTCCAAATACCGGGACCCAACAGACTCCAAATACTGGTACACCTCAGACTCCAAATACTGGGACTCCTCAGACTCCAATTACCGGCACCCAACAGACTCCAAATACTGGTACATCTCAGACTCCAAATACTGGGACTCCTCAGACTTCAAATACAGGGACACCTCAGACTCCAAATACTGGGACCCCTCAGACCCCAAATACAATGACCCCTCAGACTTCAAATACAATGAC CCCTCAGACTCCAAATACTGACACAGACCAAACACAGACTAccacttcagggaccactgaGCCTAACATCACCACCCCTGGCATAGAGTCTACCCCATCACCTGCCACAGCAG gAACCAGTGGAATATCCACCAGCGGAACTAGTGAGACCCCACTTCCACCTTTTCACACCTCCCCTACAGGTGGAACCACTACCCATCCAGAGTCAGCCATCACCACGTCCCTGCCTCCACCAGTGTCCATAGCCTGTCCATCCACTCCCTGTCCGTTTGATAGCCTCTGTCTCAACGGAACCTGCCAGTGTCTGTCCGGGACCTATCTGTCACAGGGTCGCTGTTTATCAG caCGTGTGTTCCCTGGACAGCTGCATCTCAACCAGACATTTAAGGCTGAAATGAGCAACCGGTCTTCTGAGATATTTATGCAGACAGCAGCCAGGATTTCAGAAGCG CTGAGAGGAGCCTTGAAAGAGCAGCCTGGATACATCCAAACTGATGTTGTGCAGCTTAG ACAAGGCAGCGTGATAGCGATGGTGAACAACATGTTTGAGCAGGGCTCCAACGCCACCCAGAATATGACGGACGCCGCCATAGTGAAAGCCATCAAGGAGTGTGGGACTACCTGTGGGACCGTGCTGGAGAGCGCCACATTCACCC ACACTGACCTGTGTGAACAGGTCCCCCTGCCCTGCGACATCTATACCACCGCGTGTTCCTTCAAGGACGGCTTTTCGACCTGCTTCTGTAAGCCGGGCTACATCAACAGCCTCTACTCAAACAAAAGCTGTACAG CCTGTCCCAGTGGTCAAAGGGCAGATGGAGACATGTGTGTGCC GTGCTCCTTTGGCTACGCTGGATTCAACTGCACTGACT CGGCTCTGCTAGCAGTGGTGGTGGTCGCCTGTGTGTTGGGCggggtcctcctcctcctcctggtaGCCCTGCTTGTATACTACTGCTG CAGGAGGTGCGGGTCGCCGTTGGAGAAAAAGTCTTCGGCGGACTTCAACAGCCCGTACCTGGCCGAGGACTTCCGCGGCTCCTGGTCCAACGTACAGGGCATCACCCCGATCCCCCGGGCCAGCACCAACTGGGACCCGGCCCCCATTGAGATGACCGAGGGTGGTAGCATGCACACCCTGGTTGACAAGAAGCCCCACACCAACGGAGCG GGGATCTGCCACTTGCCTAAATGGGAGAAAAGG ACGGGTTCATATGACATAACCTCAGAAAGCCTGAACACGTTCACGGGAAAGAACCCATCTCGCTATTCCTACTTGGTTCAAGGCCATGAGAACCCCTACTTTGTACCTGGAGATGAGAAGAGAACCTTGTGA
- the si:ch211-198m17.1 gene encoding protein HEG homolog 1 isoform X1 produces MTPQTPNTGTPQTPNTMTPQTPNTGAPQSPNTENPQTPNTGTQQTPNTGTPQTPNTGTPQTPITGTQQTPNTGTSQTPNTGTPQTSNTGTPQTPNTGTPQTPNTMTPQTSNTMTPQTSNTMTPQTSNTGTPQTPNTGTPQTPNTMTPQTSNTMTPQTPNTDTDQTQTTTSGTTEPNITTPGIESTPSPATAGTSGISTSGTSETPLPPFHTSPTGGTTTHPESAITTSLPPPVSIACPSTPCPFDSLCLNGTCQCLSGTYLSQGRCLSARVFPGQLHLNQTFKAEMSNRSSEIFMQTAARISEALRGALKEQPGYIQTDVVQLRQGSVIAMVNNMFEQGSNATQNMTDAAIVKAIKECGTTCGTVLESATFTHTDLCEQVPLPCDIYTTACSFKDGFSTCFCKPGYINSLYSNKSCTACPSGQRADGDMCVPCSFGYAGFNCTDSALLAVVVVACVLGGVLLLLLVALLVYYCCRRCGSPLEKKSSADFNSPYLAEDFRGSWSNVQGITPIPRASTNWDPAPIEMTEGGSMHTLVDKKPHTNGAGICHLPKWEKRTGSYDITSESLNTFTGKNPSRYSYLVQGHENPYFVPGDEKRTL; encoded by the exons ATGACCCCTCAGACACCAAATACTGGGACTCCTCAGACTCCAAATACTATGACCCCTCAGACACCAAATACTGGGGCCCCTCAGTCTCCCAATACTGAGAACCCTCAGACTCCAAATACCGGGACCCAACAGACTCCAAATACTGGTACACCTCAGACTCCAAATACTGGGACTCCTCAGACTCCAATTACCGGCACCCAACAGACTCCAAATACTGGTACATCTCAGACTCCAAATACTGGGACTCCTCAGACTTCAAATACAGGGACACCTCAGACTCCAAATACTGGGACCCCTCAGACCCCAAATACAATGACCCCTCAGACTTCAAATACAATGACCCCTCAGACTTCAAATACAATGACCCCTCAGACTTCAAATACAGGGACACCTCAGACTCCAAATACTGGGACCCCTCAGACCCCAAATACAATGACCCCTCAGACTTCAAATACAATGACCCCTCAGACTCCAAATACTGACACAGACCAAACACAGACTAccacttcagggaccactgaGCCTAACATCACCACCCCTGGCATAGAGTCTACCCCATCACCTGCCACAGCAG gAACCAGTGGAATATCCACCAGCGGAACTAGTGAGACCCCACTTCCACCTTTTCACACCTCCCCTACAGGTGGAACCACTACCCATCCAGAGTCAGCCATCACCACGTCCCTGCCTCCACCAGTGTCCATAGCCTGTCCATCCACTCCCTGTCCGTTTGATAGCCTCTGTCTCAACGGAACCTGCCAGTGTCTGTCCGGGACCTATCTGTCACAGGGTCGCTGTTTATCAG caCGTGTGTTCCCTGGACAGCTGCATCTCAACCAGACATTTAAGGCTGAAATGAGCAACCGGTCTTCTGAGATATTTATGCAGACAGCAGCCAGGATTTCAGAAGCG CTGAGAGGAGCCTTGAAAGAGCAGCCTGGATACATCCAAACTGATGTTGTGCAGCTTAG ACAAGGCAGCGTGATAGCGATGGTGAACAACATGTTTGAGCAGGGCTCCAACGCCACCCAGAATATGACGGACGCCGCCATAGTGAAAGCCATCAAGGAGTGTGGGACTACCTGTGGGACCGTGCTGGAGAGCGCCACATTCACCC ACACTGACCTGTGTGAACAGGTCCCCCTGCCCTGCGACATCTATACCACCGCGTGTTCCTTCAAGGACGGCTTTTCGACCTGCTTCTGTAAGCCGGGCTACATCAACAGCCTCTACTCAAACAAAAGCTGTACAG CCTGTCCCAGTGGTCAAAGGGCAGATGGAGACATGTGTGTGCC GTGCTCCTTTGGCTACGCTGGATTCAACTGCACTGACT CGGCTCTGCTAGCAGTGGTGGTGGTCGCCTGTGTGTTGGGCggggtcctcctcctcctcctggtaGCCCTGCTTGTATACTACTGCTG CAGGAGGTGCGGGTCGCCGTTGGAGAAAAAGTCTTCGGCGGACTTCAACAGCCCGTACCTGGCCGAGGACTTCCGCGGCTCCTGGTCCAACGTACAGGGCATCACCCCGATCCCCCGGGCCAGCACCAACTGGGACCCGGCCCCCATTGAGATGACCGAGGGTGGTAGCATGCACACCCTGGTTGACAAGAAGCCCCACACCAACGGAGCG GGGATCTGCCACTTGCCTAAATGGGAGAAAAGG ACGGGTTCATATGACATAACCTCAGAAAGCCTGAACACGTTCACGGGAAAGAACCCATCTCGCTATTCCTACTTGGTTCAAGGCCATGAGAACCCCTACTTTGTACCTGGAGATGAGAAGAGAACCTTGTGA
- the si:ch211-198m17.1 gene encoding protein HEG homolog 1 isoform X3 codes for MTPQTPNTGTPQTPNTMTPQTPNTGAPQSPNTENPQTPNTGTQQTPNTGTPQTPNTGTPQTPITGTQQTPNTGTSQTPNTGTPQTSNTGTPQTPNTGTPQTPNTMTPQTSNTMTPQTSNTMTPQTSNTGTPQTPNTGTPQTPNTMTPQTSNTMTPQTPNTDTDQTQTTTSGTTEPNITTPGIESTPSPATAGTSGISTSGTSETPLPPFHTSPTGGTTTHPESAITTSLPPPVSIACPSTPCPFDSLCLNGTCQCLSGTYLSQGRCLSARVFPGQLHLNQTFKAEMSNRSSEIFMQTAARISEALRGALKEQPGYIQTDVVQLRQGSVIAMVNNMFEQGSNATQNMTDAAIVKAIKECGTTCGTVLESATFTHTDLCEQVPLPCDIYTTACSFKDGFSTCFCKPGYINSLYSNKSCTACPSGQRADGDMCVPCSFGYAGFNCTDSALLAVVVVACVLGGVLLLLLVALLVYYCCRRCGSPLEKKSSADFNSPYLAEDFRGSWSNVQGITPIPRASTNWDPAPIEMTEGGSMHTLVDKKPHTNGATGSYDITSESLNTFTGKNPSRYSYLVQGHENPYFVPGDEKRTL; via the exons ATGACCCCTCAGACACCAAATACTGGGACTCCTCAGACTCCAAATACTATGACCCCTCAGACACCAAATACTGGGGCCCCTCAGTCTCCCAATACTGAGAACCCTCAGACTCCAAATACCGGGACCCAACAGACTCCAAATACTGGTACACCTCAGACTCCAAATACTGGGACTCCTCAGACTCCAATTACCGGCACCCAACAGACTCCAAATACTGGTACATCTCAGACTCCAAATACTGGGACTCCTCAGACTTCAAATACAGGGACACCTCAGACTCCAAATACTGGGACCCCTCAGACCCCAAATACAATGACCCCTCAGACTTCAAATACAATGACCCCTCAGACTTCAAATACAATGACCCCTCAGACTTCAAATACAGGGACACCTCAGACTCCAAATACTGGGACCCCTCAGACCCCAAATACAATGACCCCTCAGACTTCAAATACAATGACCCCTCAGACTCCAAATACTGACACAGACCAAACACAGACTAccacttcagggaccactgaGCCTAACATCACCACCCCTGGCATAGAGTCTACCCCATCACCTGCCACAGCAG gAACCAGTGGAATATCCACCAGCGGAACTAGTGAGACCCCACTTCCACCTTTTCACACCTCCCCTACAGGTGGAACCACTACCCATCCAGAGTCAGCCATCACCACGTCCCTGCCTCCACCAGTGTCCATAGCCTGTCCATCCACTCCCTGTCCGTTTGATAGCCTCTGTCTCAACGGAACCTGCCAGTGTCTGTCCGGGACCTATCTGTCACAGGGTCGCTGTTTATCAG caCGTGTGTTCCCTGGACAGCTGCATCTCAACCAGACATTTAAGGCTGAAATGAGCAACCGGTCTTCTGAGATATTTATGCAGACAGCAGCCAGGATTTCAGAAGCG CTGAGAGGAGCCTTGAAAGAGCAGCCTGGATACATCCAAACTGATGTTGTGCAGCTTAG ACAAGGCAGCGTGATAGCGATGGTGAACAACATGTTTGAGCAGGGCTCCAACGCCACCCAGAATATGACGGACGCCGCCATAGTGAAAGCCATCAAGGAGTGTGGGACTACCTGTGGGACCGTGCTGGAGAGCGCCACATTCACCC ACACTGACCTGTGTGAACAGGTCCCCCTGCCCTGCGACATCTATACCACCGCGTGTTCCTTCAAGGACGGCTTTTCGACCTGCTTCTGTAAGCCGGGCTACATCAACAGCCTCTACTCAAACAAAAGCTGTACAG CCTGTCCCAGTGGTCAAAGGGCAGATGGAGACATGTGTGTGCC GTGCTCCTTTGGCTACGCTGGATTCAACTGCACTGACT CGGCTCTGCTAGCAGTGGTGGTGGTCGCCTGTGTGTTGGGCggggtcctcctcctcctcctggtaGCCCTGCTTGTATACTACTGCTG CAGGAGGTGCGGGTCGCCGTTGGAGAAAAAGTCTTCGGCGGACTTCAACAGCCCGTACCTGGCCGAGGACTTCCGCGGCTCCTGGTCCAACGTACAGGGCATCACCCCGATCCCCCGGGCCAGCACCAACTGGGACCCGGCCCCCATTGAGATGACCGAGGGTGGTAGCATGCACACCCTGGTTGACAAGAAGCCCCACACCAACGGAGCG ACGGGTTCATATGACATAACCTCAGAAAGCCTGAACACGTTCACGGGAAAGAACCCATCTCGCTATTCCTACTTGGTTCAAGGCCATGAGAACCCCTACTTTGTACCTGGAGATGAGAAGAGAACCTTGTGA
- the si:ch211-198m17.1 gene encoding protein HEG homolog 1 isoform X2, with amino-acid sequence MTPQTPNTGTPQTPNTMTPQTPNTGAPQSPNTENPQTPNTGTQQTPNTGTPQTPNTGTPQTPITGTQQTPNTGTSQTPNTGTPQTSNTGTPQTPNTGTPQTPNTMTPQTSNTMTPQTSNTMTPQTSNTGTPQTPNTGTPQTPNTMTPQTSNTMTPQTPNTDTDQTQTTTSGTTEPNITTPGIESTPSPATAGTSGISTSGTSETPLPPFHTSPTGGTTTHPESAITTSLPPPVSIACPSTPCPFDSLCLNGTCQCLSGTYLSQGRCLSARVFPGQLHLNQTFKAEMSNRSSEIFMQTAARISEALRGALKEQPGYIQTDVVQLRQGSVIAMVNNMFEQGSNATQNMTDAAIVKAIKECGTTCGTVLESATFTHTDLCEQVPLPCDIYTTACSFKDGFSTCFCKPGYINSLYSNKSCTACPSGQRADGDMCVPCSFGYAGFNCTDSALLAVVVVACVLGGVLLLLLVALLVYYCWRCGSPLEKKSSADFNSPYLAEDFRGSWSNVQGITPIPRASTNWDPAPIEMTEGGSMHTLVDKKPHTNGAGICHLPKWEKRTGSYDITSESLNTFTGKNPSRYSYLVQGHENPYFVPGDEKRTL; translated from the exons ATGACCCCTCAGACACCAAATACTGGGACTCCTCAGACTCCAAATACTATGACCCCTCAGACACCAAATACTGGGGCCCCTCAGTCTCCCAATACTGAGAACCCTCAGACTCCAAATACCGGGACCCAACAGACTCCAAATACTGGTACACCTCAGACTCCAAATACTGGGACTCCTCAGACTCCAATTACCGGCACCCAACAGACTCCAAATACTGGTACATCTCAGACTCCAAATACTGGGACTCCTCAGACTTCAAATACAGGGACACCTCAGACTCCAAATACTGGGACCCCTCAGACCCCAAATACAATGACCCCTCAGACTTCAAATACAATGACCCCTCAGACTTCAAATACAATGACCCCTCAGACTTCAAATACAGGGACACCTCAGACTCCAAATACTGGGACCCCTCAGACCCCAAATACAATGACCCCTCAGACTTCAAATACAATGACCCCTCAGACTCCAAATACTGACACAGACCAAACACAGACTAccacttcagggaccactgaGCCTAACATCACCACCCCTGGCATAGAGTCTACCCCATCACCTGCCACAGCAG gAACCAGTGGAATATCCACCAGCGGAACTAGTGAGACCCCACTTCCACCTTTTCACACCTCCCCTACAGGTGGAACCACTACCCATCCAGAGTCAGCCATCACCACGTCCCTGCCTCCACCAGTGTCCATAGCCTGTCCATCCACTCCCTGTCCGTTTGATAGCCTCTGTCTCAACGGAACCTGCCAGTGTCTGTCCGGGACCTATCTGTCACAGGGTCGCTGTTTATCAG caCGTGTGTTCCCTGGACAGCTGCATCTCAACCAGACATTTAAGGCTGAAATGAGCAACCGGTCTTCTGAGATATTTATGCAGACAGCAGCCAGGATTTCAGAAGCG CTGAGAGGAGCCTTGAAAGAGCAGCCTGGATACATCCAAACTGATGTTGTGCAGCTTAG ACAAGGCAGCGTGATAGCGATGGTGAACAACATGTTTGAGCAGGGCTCCAACGCCACCCAGAATATGACGGACGCCGCCATAGTGAAAGCCATCAAGGAGTGTGGGACTACCTGTGGGACCGTGCTGGAGAGCGCCACATTCACCC ACACTGACCTGTGTGAACAGGTCCCCCTGCCCTGCGACATCTATACCACCGCGTGTTCCTTCAAGGACGGCTTTTCGACCTGCTTCTGTAAGCCGGGCTACATCAACAGCCTCTACTCAAACAAAAGCTGTACAG CCTGTCCCAGTGGTCAAAGGGCAGATGGAGACATGTGTGTGCC GTGCTCCTTTGGCTACGCTGGATTCAACTGCACTGACT CGGCTCTGCTAGCAGTGGTGGTGGTCGCCTGTGTGTTGGGCggggtcctcctcctcctcctggtaGCCCTGCTTGTATACTACTGCTG GAGGTGCGGGTCGCCGTTGGAGAAAAAGTCTTCGGCGGACTTCAACAGCCCGTACCTGGCCGAGGACTTCCGCGGCTCCTGGTCCAACGTACAGGGCATCACCCCGATCCCCCGGGCCAGCACCAACTGGGACCCGGCCCCCATTGAGATGACCGAGGGTGGTAGCATGCACACCCTGGTTGACAAGAAGCCCCACACCAACGGAGCG GGGATCTGCCACTTGCCTAAATGGGAGAAAAGG ACGGGTTCATATGACATAACCTCAGAAAGCCTGAACACGTTCACGGGAAAGAACCCATCTCGCTATTCCTACTTGGTTCAAGGCCATGAGAACCCCTACTTTGTACCTGGAGATGAGAAGAGAACCTTGTGA